In Nitrospirota bacterium, the DNA window TATATAGAGTCTGTAGGCGATGGAAGAAAGTTCATCGACAGGGCAAAGATGGTGTCGAAGCGAAAACCTCTCATCATACTCAAGGCCGGAAAAAGTCAGACTGGTCAGACCGCAGCCTTCTCGCACACGGGCAGGCTCGCAGGAAGGTATGAGGTCTTCCGCTCCATCCTGAAGCAGTTTGGCATCAGAGAGGCCGCGAATATGGATGACTTCATTGATTCGGCAAAGGCGGTCTCTTATCAAAGGCCATCAAGAGGCAGCCGCGTTTTGATCGTTACCAACGGCGGCGGCTCCGGCGTGTTGGCCACTGATGAGTGCATGAGGCAGGAGTTCGACGTTATGAAATTGCCGAAGCAAAAGGCAGCGGAATTGCGAGAGATGTTCCCTCCTTTTTACGGCATCAACAATCCTTTGGACCTTACCGGACAGGTGACGGATGAGGACTATTTAACCGTCCTGAATAAATTGAGGGATGATTATGACGGCTTTCTTATCATCGCATTGCCGAATGTCCTTGGAATAACAGAAAAGCTCGCGCCGCTGCTTGCGGAATTTAAAGACAGTTATAAAAAACCCGTAGTCGTGCACGTTGCCGAAAGCGGAATAACCGCAAAGCTCGTTGCGCTCATTGAGCAGACAAGAGTTCCTGTGTATCCTTCGCCTGAAAGAGCGGTAAGGGCCTTGAAGGCGTTGTTGGATTAGGTGATAAATGAAAGTTCAACATGACTTACTGAAAGCGCTGGCTGAAAAAAGGGAAGGCAACGGCGTGCTCCTTGAGCATGAGGTCAAGGGACTTTTGAGAGGACTCGGCATCGCTGTGCCGGAAGGAATATTTGTCAGCAAAGTGCAGGCAGACCGGCTTTCCAAACTCGTGAATATCCCGTACCCTCTTGTTGCCAAGGTCTCTTCCTCAACGATCATTTCAAAGAGTGAAGTCAAAGGGGTCCGGCTCGGGATAAAGAATGAAGACGAATTAAAGAAATCCGCAGCAGAACTTTTAGACTTAAATGGCGCTGAGGGTGTGCTCATAGAACAAATGCAGCCAAAGGGACTTGAGGTTATTACAGGCGGAATTATTGACGAACAGTTTGGCCCTGTTGTGATGTTCGGCCTTGGAGGCGTGTTCGTGGAATTATTCAAAGACGTTTCATTTGCGCTTGCGCCTCTTAAAAGGGAAGACGCCCTCTGGCTGATAAAACAGATCAAAGGGTACAGGCTTCTTGAAGGATATCGGGGGGAGCCCCCGGTAGACATTGACAGTCTCGTGAATATTCTTGTAACTGTTTCAGAGTTAATTTCTTCAGGCTTCGTCAAAGAGATAGACTTAAATCCCGTTGCGCTTTATCCCGGCGGGGCCGTGGTGTTAGATGCGAAGGTTTCCCTTGCTCCCTGAGGATTTGTTTTAGAATGTGAGAATTTGACATGGCCGGACTGTTTCATTTATGTTAGAACCCTTATTAGCCGATAAGAATCAGAATAATAACCTGGAGGTAATAATATGTCCTTACTTGTTGTAGGTTCTGTTGCTTTTGACTCAGTGAAAACACCTTTTGGAGAAGTGGACGAAGTGTTAGGCGGTTCCGGCACGTATTTCTCCACCGCCGCAAGTTATTTTACTAATGTCTCGCTTGTTGCAGTTGTCGGCACGGACTTCCCGGAGAAACACCTGATGTTTTTAAAGAGCCGCAAGATCGACATTGAGGGAATAGAGAGAATGGAAGGCAAGACTTTCAGGTGGAAGGGCGAATACGGGTATGAGTTGAATGAGGCGCGGACGCTTGATACGCAGTTGAATGTTTTCCAGTCATTTAAACCCAAGCTTCCTGAAAGTTATAAGGACAAAAAGGTTGTGTTTCTTGCGAACATCGATCCTGATCTGCAGAGAGATGTTTTGTCCCAGGTCAAAAAGCCCGCCCTTGTTGCCTGCGACACGATGAATTTCTGGATAGGTGGGAAGAGGGAATCGCTGATCAAGACACTCAGGATGGTTGACATACTTCTCATAAATGACGGCGAGGCGAGGGAGCTTTCAGGAGAGCCCAACCTCGTGAAAGCCGCGAAGGTGATCCTTTCTTACGGGCTAAAAACATTAATTATAAAACGCGGGGAATACGGCGCGCTTATGTTCAATAGCAATAAAATATTTGCGGCGCCCGCGTATCCTCTGGAATCTGTTTTCGATCCCACCGGCGCGGGAGACTGTTTCGCGGGCGGGTTCATGGGCTACCTTTCAAACACCATGAATTTTGATGAGACCAATATCAGAAAGGCGATAATCTTTGGGAGCGTTATGGCGTCATTCAACGTGGAGGCCTTCAGCCTTGAGAGGATAAAGAGCCTTGATTATTCGGAGATAGAGAACAGGTTTAAGGAATTTAAGGGACTGACCCATTTTGAAGATTTGACATAACAGGTAATTCTGAATATAATTCACCTTCCCGTTGAGACTTATCAGTAAAGCAGGGGGCATATAACTGTGAATGAATCATTAAGATTGCATGTACAAAAGATCACGAAACTTCCCACTATCCCTGTAATCGCGCAGGCGATACTGAAGATCGTCAGCAATGACCTTGCCTCCGCTGATGAGCTTGAAGAGATCATCAGGAAAGAC includes these proteins:
- a CDS encoding CoA-binding protein is translated as MLKLLDSLFNPKSIALIGAAHSEKKLGGIVLKNLLQYKGKVYPVNPKYSELMGVKAYPSVEEIDSTIDLAIIMRPASEVVELLKQLSGRTKIVIVVTSGFSEVGASQLQNEVKEAGREAGVRILGPNCMGLYNPYAGIDTFFLPTDRLLRPGKGNVAMVSQSGAVISCLMSAMKSANVGVSKAVTYGNAVDIDESDLFEYLANDAQTDVVISYIESVGDGRKFIDRAKMVSKRKPLIILKAGKSQTGQTAAFSHTGRLAGRYEVFRSILKQFGIREAANMDDFIDSAKAVSYQRPSRGSRVLIVTNGGGSGVLATDECMRQEFDVMKLPKQKAAELREMFPPFYGINNPLDLTGQVTDEDYLTVLNKLRDDYDGFLIIALPNVLGITEKLAPLLAEFKDSYKKPVVVHVAESGITAKLVALIEQTRVPVYPSPERAVRALKALLD
- a CDS encoding acetate--CoA ligase family protein; translation: MKVQHDLLKALAEKREGNGVLLEHEVKGLLRGLGIAVPEGIFVSKVQADRLSKLVNIPYPLVAKVSSSTIISKSEVKGVRLGIKNEDELKKSAAELLDLNGAEGVLIEQMQPKGLEVITGGIIDEQFGPVVMFGLGGVFVELFKDVSFALAPLKREDALWLIKQIKGYRLLEGYRGEPPVDIDSLVNILVTVSELISSGFVKEIDLNPVALYPGGAVVLDAKVSLAP
- a CDS encoding sugar kinase, which translates into the protein MSLLVVGSVAFDSVKTPFGEVDEVLGGSGTYFSTAASYFTNVSLVAVVGTDFPEKHLMFLKSRKIDIEGIERMEGKTFRWKGEYGYELNEARTLDTQLNVFQSFKPKLPESYKDKKVVFLANIDPDLQRDVLSQVKKPALVACDTMNFWIGGKRESLIKTLRMVDILLINDGEARELSGEPNLVKAAKVILSYGLKTLIIKRGEYGALMFNSNKIFAAPAYPLESVFDPTGAGDCFAGGFMGYLSNTMNFDETNIRKAIIFGSVMASFNVEAFSLERIKSLDYSEIENRFKEFKGLTHFEDLT